The Aspergillus nidulans FGSC A4 chromosome VII nucleotide sequence CTCCATGCTAGTTGGTTGATGTAAACATAGAGCAGTCGCTGAACCCGCTGTCGTCGAAGTTTGATCTGGTCGCTAGGGATATACCCCTCATACGCGAGGGACCAGCTCCGCTTGTCCTCGTTGACCTCATATATTCCCAGCTCGTGGGCGAGGGACAATGCAGCCCCAAGCAGCATCCATGACATTTGGTCGGATCTCTTCGCCGGTTCAACCATGTCCTCCAGGAACCGGTTTTTCGATGACACATCCTCATCTCTGGGCTGGGGAGCTTTGATGACTAGGTCAGAATCCCATCCATCGCTTTCTGGGGGAAAGTGAAGAGATCTTGGATGCCACTCCGACATCAATAGGAGAGCCTCAATTGTGCCAATTCTTCGAAGTTTTGAGTTGGAGGTCCGTTCTTGCCCAAATATAAGCCTTGTAACTAGCTGTTGGCAATGCTGCcacagacgatgatggataAAGAAGTTTCTTGACTCGCCACCTGGCCCCGGTAATATATGGTACCTCGAAGATAACATGAGCATCGTGCAGCACAGGACGGGATCACAGGTGATCAATTCGCGGTGATTTCGGTGGTCCGCATAGAAGTCGGTCAGGATTGGGGACAATGAGGACATGTTCTCGTAAAATCTGGCTCGCAAGAGATCAACCACTATGCTGACCACATACTTAAACATAGGGCACTTACAGGTCAATGAGTGTAACGGCTTCTCTGGAGGTAAACCATCCCATCATCACAAATCGGCACGTTTCCCAAGTGGTGAGTACCTCTTTTGACGCATTGGAGATTTCCACCGGCCGGATTGCCATTGAAAATATTCCGGTCGGGACTGCAGAGTGCATTTGACTGAATGCATTCTCGTAGCTCATCGCGTTAACTGCACGGCTGGTGTCCCTCGAATCCATTCTCGCCTCGGCCAGGTCCGCTTCCTGGCTATGGGCAGCTGCCTCAAAGAGGATATTGAGTGCATCATTTCCGCTCGATACTACAGTGCGCATCATGGAGTTTTCCAATGTGGATGCTGACAGTTGGCGGGTGTGGGAGTTCTTTGCGGTAGGTTGGTGAGAACTTAAATTACTTTCAGTGTACCCGTCGACATTGTCACCTGAGGTCAGATCGCGCTGTCGAATCTCCTGcccctcatcatcatgagATCGTACGTTACTTGACAATTTTCTGCGAGTATTCGCGGGCGAGGGAGTGCTCGTCTGCGACGCTGTAGATTTTGTCAACATGGAAAATACGGTGATCGTTGTCCGGGCACCTACCTCgctttttcctcctctcccatGCCCTTGTCTCGCTAAACACACATTCTCTCTGCTCTCTCCGACATTTTGCACATGGTGGGCCGATGGGAGACCCGTCTGGGAGTTCGCCCAGGTCACATTTGGCCTTCCTTTGCCGGCAAGGGATACAAGCCTTGTAAGTACGCTGGTACGTGCGCTCTGACGAATTGCCGGGCCTTGAATGCCTTCTGGCTTCCATGACAATCAAATTCGACCAATGACCGTTGGTTCAGTATATAAGATAATCATGCAATCTAGATTCAGCTCACGCGGATGCAACCGAGACAGCGGCTGGCTGACCGGGTGTTGTAAAGTGAAAGAATGCCTGAGGTTGGGAATAAAACAGCCGCGACTAGCCGAAGTGAAAAATATCCGCCAGCCCAAGTTGACCTGGGCCAGGTTTTCCTTCAATCTGCATTCAAAGAATGAACAACGCAATGGTTTTAGCGGTATTGTGCAGAGCTATGGTCACAGGATATATAAATCTCTCTCTTAGGGATTGGAGTGAAGTCGGATTTAGAAAACCCgtgagaaaaaaaaaaaatatgaCAAGGGTGGGATTCGAACCCACGCCAAATTAATGACGCGGAAACTTGATAGATCAAGAGGAGGTTCTAATTAGATACCTTAACCGCGCGCCTTAGACCGCTCGGCCACCTTGCCAATTTGTTGAAATATGAATTATTAAAAAAATATATAAGAAAGTTCACCACTGGTGCTCACGAATCACGTGCCTTTGGACATTGTATTCACGATGCATCATTTGGCATATGTACCAGTATAGTAATGGGCTATCATAATTAATTACTAACTATGCTATGTCTGGTGTTGTAAGTATTGGTGCATCGTCACTGGCGGTAGGGTATGCTCACGAACCCTTATACCGTCAccaatatatatttataatgATTGCGTGCTGGCTGGAGCACCCGagtgttatgggtcctttgcctatacaaggaccttagaccttagtgactcggccaaggcctgcgctgtcctgaaggcggtgagccacctacaagacttccttgcaacaacaatccttctttctcatttcttctttagcgattccttcttgtacgtacggcacgtctagataggaagatccatctaaatacgtcccttaacaccGAGGGTCGAAAAATTACCCACAACGATCCTATTCAGATCGACTCCTTTCGCACTACATATAAGCCAGAGACAACTAATTAGACACAGCGTCTGGAATGCAGCAAAACATTGGCAGATATGTGCATAATGTGCCTGATAGTGCAGGGCTGTCCCCTACTTGTTAGGTCTACAAAGTCTCGACCCTCTCTCCCCGCTGCAGATATCACTAACTATATACAGCTAGTACACCCCACCTGGCAGATTGTGGCTTAGATCTGCGCCCAAGATAATAATCCTAAAGGCCTCGGAACCGTGGACGAGAAGCGGAGCCCTGGAGACCGGAGGATAATTCCGAGGAAGACAAATGGTACCACTACAGGCACCTAACTTGATCCCGTTTCCCCTTTTCTTGTTTCTAGGTCGACCAAACAAGAAATCCGGGACCCGCGCGACCTAGATATTGGCTGCAGGGTTGAATTTCACCCATGCAGCATGCTAACAAAGACGATGCGTAGTCTAGACACGGGCCAGGGAATCCCCCGGGTCCAGattgcttcttcaaagaGTGAAGAGACAAACTGTAGAGCCAAAATGCCACCACATGAGACCCAGCTCGGCCGAAGAGGGGTTGATTCATTGGACGGTTAATAAAGCCGACACTAGAAAATGACTGGAAAGGCCGAAAAGTGGGCAGTGGCCGCGTTGAGGAACTAGACTCTGGTTCAACCTGCGGTGATCTGCTGTGCACTCTCGGCCGCGACGGAGTGCGATCGGGAGAAAAGTCGCTGCCCTGGCACAATTCGCTCGACGAACGCCTTAGATCAGAGCTCAACCTAAGCTATTTATCAGGCCATCCGTTGCCACTACTTCTCTAGCCTCCCGGGAAACACCTTTCTCTCGCAAGACGCGACCTAGAGAGCGCCGCTTTAGCCGTCATTATCAGCGGGCTGGGTTGCCTACTCGCCGCCCCCCAGCAAGAGCATGTTGTTTGCGGACCTGCCTGAGGAGCTTCTGTGGcatatcttcatcacctACTTTGGTCGGGACTCGCACACCCTGGTTCTCCTCGCCACCCTCAACAAGAGGTTTCACCGCATCACGACCCCGATCCTCTATTCGCACGTTACGCTAAGTCTTGTTGACGGCGATGAGTCGCGCAAGGTACCGCGACCCGCCCCTCTCTTTGGAGGTCTGCTTGCTGACACCGTCTCTCTCACAAGGTCCGGCGATTTATCATGTCGGTATTTTCCAGCCCCTACCTCGCGCAGTGCGTCCGATCGCTCGACCTGAACGAACTCTCCTGGGTCCCGCACCAATCCCTTTCCCGCCGCCGCAAAGAGCTAGTAGCCCGGATGATGAGAGGTGACATCCTCGGTCGCCCCGATAGACTCGACATGTTCAAGCTCGTGACCGTCGTTCGGCGCCTCCCGTTATCGGATAAACTCAAACACAAGTGGTGCgcggagctgcaggaggttgCGCCGAGCTTGGACTCTCTTATCGCGCTTTTATTTGTGTTCCTCCCTTCTCTGGAAAAATTAGAGTCCAACTGGTCTCTGGATCCAATGTACATCTGGCACCTGTTGCCTCAGGCTGATATGGGAAAGGTAGAATCGTCGCGCTCGCCCTCGCCTTTTGTCCTGCGGAACTTGACCCATCTGAAAGTCAACTCCGAGACCCCCTGCGGCAACTCCTCTGAAATACTACCCCTTCTTCAGATGCCTTCACTGACCCACTTTTTTGGCAGCAATTGGGGGCCCATCAGGTGGGATGGTGGAGTTGCGGGAGTTGATATTCAGGCAAAGGGTCTACGAAGCGGCAAAACGACTTCGTCGATAACGCACCTCGAGCTCCGTTACTGCAACGTCGATATGCAGAGTCTGCGAACCATTCTCAGATCCTGTCGCATGGTCAAAACATTCATCTTCCATCGTGATTGGGACCCCCGGGTTCATGTGAAGCTTTCTGGGGCTTCACTCTCCAAGGCACTTCGCCCACTTCGAAAAACACTGGAAAATATCGCTTTACATTTCGAGCCGGGGCTCTACATCCATCAGGAAGGCGAGATACATCCGCTGGATTTCTCTCAATTCTCTGTACTCGCCAATATAAACGTTGCCGCTGGTTACCTCATTCACGATCCGGAGGATTTCGATAGTTAT carries:
- a CDS encoding protein silA (transcript_id=CADANIAT00008549), which encodes MEARRHSRPGNSSERTYQRTYKACIPCRQRKAKCDLGELPDGSPIGPPCAKCRREQRECVFSETRAWERRKKRGRCPDNDHRDNVDGYTESNLSSHQPTAKNSHTRQLSASTLENSMMRTVVSSGNDALNILFEAAAHSQEADLAEARMDSRDTSRAVNAMSYENAFSQMHSAVPTGIFSMAIRPVEISNASKEVLTTWETCRFVMMGWFTSREAVTLIDLIVVDLLRARFYENMSSLSPILTDFYADHRNHRELITCDPVLCCTMLMLSSRYHILPGPGGESRNFFIHHRLWQHCQQLVTRLIFGQERTSNSKLRRIGTIEALLLMSEWHPRSLHFPPESDGWDSDLVIKAPQPRDEDVSSKNRFLEDMVEPAKRSDQMSWMLLGAALSLAHELGIYEVNEDKRSWSLAYEGYIPSDQIKLRRQRVQRLLYVYINQLAWRIGCVSLMPQSLNHAILNRQTSRNLKHYNDQWLAFMDSWMDLTKLAKSVTDVFFPSADFARQQLRSGRYIDMLDHFRPLLLKWEEDHLRPEVLNKRFYNDLFIEYHFVRAYTHSIGMQAVVERVLADSDPDVEIRAASIDQVDYEYIQEVIDGCCQVLQKASELGEAGALKFSPVRIFLRITTSSIFLMKALSIGTRHAKLRESLDIIERCIQALKSNALDDIHLSTRYAALLETHVSRLRRNLLASKATRSTNGYTVRSPLADTGAEDSTPTIGVPAGQIVPELGSVPTFQNMAADDWLSLPFDPSMAPFGMSGGGQFPAYEGGALNFIWNLPS
- a CDS encoding uncharacterized protein (transcript_id=CADANIAT00008550) translates to MLFADLPEELLWHIFITYFGRDSHTLVLLATLNKRFHRITTPILYSHVTLSLVDGDESRKVRRFIMSVFSSPYLAQCVRSLDLNELSWVPHQSLSRRRKELVARMMRGDILGRPDRLDMFKLVTVVRRLPLSDKLKHKWCAELQEVAPSLDSLIALLFVFLPSLEKLESNWSLDPMYIWHLLPQADMGKVESSRSPSPFVLRNLTHLKVNSETPCGNSSEILPLLQMPSLTHFFGSNWGPIRWDGGVAGVDIQAKGLRSGKTTSSITHLELRYCNVDMQSLRTILRSCRMVKTFIFHRDWDPRVHVKLSGASLSKALRPLRKTLENIALHFEPGLYIHQEGEIHPLDFSQFSVLANINVAAGYLIHDPEDFDSYEFSKTYGSEDEQEPINVPLHDRLPESLEILRITGFSTPQQLEFLLKDCCGMLQHRSRFPRLRELSIEANFDEADAVFDTSALQQEADRAEVVFRKINTADYPDDGIDLLTPAGRNWGMDGEFKWSTKLF